One Amycolatopsis thermophila DNA segment encodes these proteins:
- a CDS encoding MerR family transcriptional regulator, which produces MPVAAVARRLGVAPSTLRTWDRRYGLGPSRHTGGKHRRYCAADIGRLELMQRALLRGASTAEAARYALQQIPKSSGSAPQAPPQPLPPPAEQLTAAQNGAAARRLRSAAVALDGRAVQQTLDDAIGAAGVIDAWEGVISPVLDACGAGWPGTPAGVEVHALLAESVLTAVVRATPVLEHPRNQRPVLLSRAPEEPDPLPLHVLAAGLAGRRIGCQLFGLPLPGPALSAAVRRSSPAAVVLWADHGGKADPALFPEVSRGGLRSRLFAVGDGWRGPALPERVELLPGLRMATDRIEYVLVGK; this is translated from the coding sequence ATGCCCGTGGCCGCCGTCGCCCGGCGGCTGGGTGTCGCGCCGTCGACCCTGCGCACCTGGGACCGCCGGTACGGTCTCGGGCCGAGCCGCCACACCGGCGGCAAGCACCGCCGCTACTGCGCCGCCGACATCGGCCGCCTCGAACTGATGCAGCGCGCCCTGCTGCGCGGGGCCTCGACCGCGGAGGCCGCGCGCTACGCGCTCCAGCAGATCCCCAAGTCGTCCGGATCCGCGCCGCAGGCCCCGCCCCAGCCCCTCCCGCCGCCCGCGGAGCAGCTGACGGCCGCCCAGAACGGCGCCGCCGCCCGGCGGCTTCGCTCGGCAGCGGTCGCGCTCGACGGGCGGGCCGTGCAACAGACCCTCGACGACGCCATCGGCGCGGCCGGGGTCATCGACGCGTGGGAGGGCGTGATCTCCCCGGTCCTGGACGCCTGCGGGGCGGGCTGGCCGGGCACCCCGGCCGGGGTCGAGGTGCACGCCCTGCTGGCCGAGTCGGTGCTCACCGCGGTCGTGCGCGCCACGCCCGTGCTCGAGCACCCGCGCAACCAGCGTCCGGTCCTGCTCAGCCGCGCGCCGGAGGAGCCGGACCCGCTGCCGCTGCACGTGCTGGCCGCCGGACTGGCCGGCCGGCGCATCGGATGTCAGCTGTTCGGGCTGCCGCTGCCCGGCCCCGCGCTGTCCGCCGCCGTCCGGCGCAGTTCGCCCGCCGCCGTCGTGCTGTGGGCCGACCACGGGGGCAAGGCGGACCCCGCGCTGTTCCCCGAGGTGTCCCGCGGCGGGCTGCGCAGCCGCCTGTTCGCGGTCGGTGACGGCTGGCGCGGGCCGGCGCTGCCCGAGCGCGTCGAGCTGCTGCCCGGTCTGCGGATGGCGACGGACCGCATCGAGTACGTCCTGGTAGGGAAGTGA
- a CDS encoding WhiB family transcriptional regulator codes for MADTRRLPGPNADIWEWQLRGSCRGMDSGAFFHPDGERGPARARREARAKAICQSCPVLRLCREHALAVHEPYGIWGGLSEAERETIIRTGKPQLTLAGQ; via the coding sequence ATGGCAGACACGCGCAGGCTTCCGGGCCCGAACGCCGATATCTGGGAATGGCAGCTCCGGGGGTCGTGCAGGGGGATGGACAGCGGCGCCTTCTTCCACCCGGACGGGGAGCGGGGGCCGGCGAGAGCGCGACGGGAAGCTCGCGCCAAGGCGATCTGCCAGTCCTGTCCGGTGCTGCGCCTGTGCCGGGAGCACGCGCTCGCGGTCCACGAGCCGTACGGGATCTGGGGCGGGCTGTCGGAGGCGGAGCGGGAGACGATCATCCGGACCGGGAAACCGCAACTGACCCTCGCCGGCCAGTAA
- a CDS encoding TetR/AcrR family transcriptional regulator encodes MSPRGRPRAFDRDAALDEAMYVFWERGYEGTSLSDLTAAMGINSPSLYAAFGGKESLFREAVDRYRERFGHQPPETGTAREIVERWLRDTAREYVAEGRPRGCMVVLAAINCTEQNQGIRDFLAAKRRNNLAALAARLRAAAEEDVDIDAIVRFYGTILHGMSIQARDGAELADLEAVIDAAMTAWPRFLRKATAPG; translated from the coding sequence ATGTCACCACGGGGACGCCCGAGGGCCTTCGACCGGGACGCGGCCCTCGACGAGGCGATGTACGTGTTCTGGGAGCGCGGCTACGAGGGCACGTCACTGTCCGACCTGACCGCGGCGATGGGCATCAACTCGCCCAGCCTGTACGCCGCCTTCGGCGGCAAGGAGTCGCTCTTCCGCGAGGCGGTCGACCGCTACCGCGAGCGGTTCGGGCACCAGCCGCCGGAGACCGGGACGGCCAGGGAGATCGTCGAACGGTGGCTGCGGGACACCGCCCGCGAGTACGTCGCGGAGGGGCGCCCGCGCGGGTGCATGGTCGTGCTGGCCGCCATCAACTGCACGGAACAGAATCAGGGCATCCGGGATTTCCTCGCCGCCAAGCGGCGGAACAATCTGGCGGCCCTCGCCGCGCGGTTGCGGGCCGCGGCGGAAGAAGATGTCGACATCGACGCGATCGTCCGGTTCTACGGCACGATTCTGCACGGGATGTCGATTCAGGCGCGCGACGGCGCGGAACTGGCCGACCTGGAAGCGGTCATCGACGCGGCGATGACCGCGTGGCCGCGATTTCTGCGAAAGGCGACGGCACCCGGCTGA
- a CDS encoding SDR family NAD(P)-dependent oxidoreductase: MGTLDGKVALVTGGSRGIGAAIARKLAAEGADVAVTYERSASRAAEVVASIEGLGRKALAVRADSADAAALTAAVVHVAEALGGLDVLVNNAGVFPRGTVEEMSLADLDRILAVNVRAVFVATQAAARHLRAGGRVVNIGSTVGERVTGPGMSAYAATKAAVVGMSRGFARDLGPRGITSVVVQPGPTDTDMNPAEGPRATKTLALSVVGRHASPDDVAATVAHVAGPGGAFITGSVITVDGGVNA, from the coding sequence ATGGGGACGCTGGACGGCAAGGTCGCGCTCGTGACCGGGGGCAGCAGGGGAATCGGCGCGGCGATCGCGCGGAAGCTGGCCGCGGAGGGTGCGGACGTCGCGGTGACCTACGAACGGTCCGCCTCGCGCGCGGCCGAGGTGGTGGCGTCGATCGAGGGGCTGGGGCGCAAGGCGCTCGCCGTGCGGGCGGACAGTGCCGACGCGGCCGCCCTGACCGCGGCGGTGGTCCACGTCGCGGAGGCGCTCGGCGGGCTGGACGTGCTGGTCAACAACGCCGGGGTGTTCCCGCGCGGGACCGTCGAGGAGATGAGCCTGGCGGACCTGGACCGGATCCTGGCGGTCAACGTGCGGGCGGTGTTCGTCGCGACCCAGGCCGCCGCGCGGCACCTGCGTGCCGGGGGCCGGGTGGTGAACATCGGCAGCACGGTCGGGGAACGGGTGACCGGGCCGGGGATGAGCGCGTACGCGGCCACGAAGGCCGCCGTCGTGGGGATGAGCCGGGGGTTCGCGCGGGACCTCGGGCCGCGGGGGATCACGTCGGTGGTGGTTCAGCCCGGCCCGACGGACACCGACATGAACCCGGCCGAGGGGCCTCGCGCCACGAAGACCCTGGCCCTGTCCGTCGTCGGGCGGCACGCGTCACCGGACGACGTGGCGGCGACGGTCGCCCACGTGGCCGGGCCCGGCGGGGCGTTCATCACCGGCTCGGTGATCACCGTCGACGGCGGGGTCAACGCCTAG
- the groL gene encoding chaperonin GroEL (60 kDa chaperone family; promotes refolding of misfolded polypeptides especially under stressful conditions; forms two stacked rings of heptamers to form a barrel-shaped 14mer; ends can be capped by GroES; misfolded proteins enter the barrel where they are refolded when GroES binds), which translates to MPKQINFDEDARRALERGVNKLADAVKVTLGPRGRHVVLDKKFGGPTITLDGVTVAREIELEDPFENLGAQLAKNVATKTNDVAGDGTTTATVLAQSLVKVGLRNVAAGANPAGLGKGIEAAAEKVIEVLKSKATPVKGRDNIAQVGTVTSRDATIGALLGEAVERVGEDGVITVEESSTLATELEITEGVQFDKGYLSAHFATDPEEQRAILENAYVLLHREKISALADLLPILEKVAEAKKPLLIIAEDVEGEALSTLVVNALRKTLVAVAVKAPFFGDRRKAFLDDLAVVTGAQVISSEVGLKLSEIGLDSLGTARRIEITKDNTTIVDGAGTKADIEARIAQIRKEIETTDSDWDREKLQERLAKLGGGVAVIKVGAATETELNERKHRIEDAVASTKAAVEEGIVPGGGSAIVHAVKELEGDLGLTGDEATGVRIVRDALTAPLHWIATNAGYEGAVIVSKVQEQGWGHGFNAATGELTDLLQAGIVDPVKVTRSAVANAASIARLVLTTESTVVDKPAEEPENTGHGHGHAH; encoded by the coding sequence ATGCCCAAGCAGATCAACTTCGACGAGGACGCTCGTCGAGCCCTCGAGCGCGGCGTCAACAAGCTCGCCGACGCGGTCAAGGTCACCCTCGGCCCGCGCGGTCGCCACGTCGTGCTCGACAAGAAGTTCGGCGGGCCCACGATCACCCTCGACGGCGTCACCGTCGCCCGGGAGATCGAACTGGAGGACCCGTTCGAGAACCTGGGTGCCCAGCTGGCCAAGAACGTGGCCACCAAGACCAACGACGTCGCCGGCGACGGCACCACCACGGCCACCGTGCTGGCGCAGTCTCTGGTGAAGGTCGGCCTGCGCAACGTGGCCGCCGGTGCCAACCCGGCCGGTCTCGGCAAGGGCATCGAGGCGGCCGCCGAGAAGGTCATCGAGGTGCTCAAGTCCAAGGCCACTCCGGTCAAGGGCCGCGACAACATCGCCCAGGTCGGCACGGTCACCTCGCGGGACGCCACCATCGGCGCGCTGCTCGGCGAGGCCGTGGAGCGGGTCGGCGAGGACGGCGTGATCACCGTGGAGGAGTCCTCCACGCTGGCCACCGAACTCGAGATCACCGAAGGTGTGCAGTTCGACAAGGGCTACCTGTCGGCGCACTTCGCGACCGACCCGGAGGAGCAGCGGGCGATCCTCGAGAACGCCTACGTGCTGCTGCACCGCGAGAAGATCTCGGCGCTGGCCGACCTGCTCCCGATCCTGGAGAAGGTCGCCGAGGCCAAGAAGCCGCTGCTGATCATCGCCGAGGACGTCGAGGGCGAGGCGCTGTCCACCCTGGTCGTCAACGCCCTGCGCAAGACCCTCGTCGCGGTCGCGGTGAAGGCGCCGTTCTTCGGCGACCGCCGCAAGGCGTTCCTGGACGACCTGGCCGTCGTCACCGGCGCGCAGGTCATCTCGTCGGAGGTCGGCCTCAAGCTGTCCGAGATCGGCCTCGACTCGCTGGGCACCGCCCGGCGCATCGAGATCACCAAGGACAACACGACGATCGTCGACGGTGCCGGCACCAAGGCCGACATCGAGGCCCGCATCGCGCAGATCCGCAAGGAGATCGAGACCACCGACTCCGACTGGGACCGCGAGAAGCTGCAGGAGCGCCTGGCGAAGCTCGGCGGCGGCGTCGCGGTGATCAAGGTCGGCGCGGCCACCGAGACCGAGCTGAACGAGCGCAAGCACCGCATCGAGGACGCCGTGGCCTCCACCAAGGCGGCCGTCGAGGAGGGCATCGTGCCCGGCGGTGGTTCGGCGATCGTCCACGCGGTGAAGGAGCTCGAGGGCGACCTCGGCCTGACCGGCGACGAGGCGACGGGGGTCCGCATCGTGCGCGACGCCCTGACCGCGCCGCTGCACTGGATCGCCACGAACGCCGGCTACGAGGGCGCGGTCATCGTGTCCAAGGTGCAGGAGCAGGGCTGGGGCCACGGTTTCAACGCGGCCACCGGCGAGCTCACCGACCTGCTGCAGGCCGGCATCGTCGACCCGGTCAAGGTCACCCGCTCGGCCGTCGCCAACGCGGCGTCCATCGCCCGGCTCGTCCTGACCACGGAAAGCACCGTGGTGGACAAGCCGGCCGAGGAGCCGGAGAACACCGGCCACGGCCACGGTCACGCACACTGA
- the groES gene encoding co-chaperone GroES produces MSVNIKPLEDKIVVQTSEAEETTASGLVIPDTAKEKPQEGKVLAVGPGRVDDKGNRIPVDVNVGDVVIYSKYGGTEVKYNGEDYLILSARDVLAVVN; encoded by the coding sequence GTGAGCGTGAACATCAAACCGCTCGAGGACAAGATCGTTGTCCAGACGAGCGAGGCCGAGGAGACGACCGCGTCCGGCCTCGTCATCCCCGACACCGCGAAGGAAAAGCCCCAGGAGGGCAAGGTTCTGGCCGTGGGCCCGGGCCGCGTCGACGACAAGGGGAACCGCATCCCCGTCGACGTCAACGTCGGTGACGTCGTCATCTACTCGAAGTACGGCGGCACCGAGGTCAAGTACAACGGCGAGGACTACCTGATCCTGTCGGCCCGCGACGTGCTGGCTGTCGTCAACTGA
- a CDS encoding NADP-dependent oxidoreductase: protein MKAVDVRALGGPEVLEVVAAPRPVPGPGEVLVRVHAVGVNPADWKLRRGLVDGLGFEPPFRLGLDFSGVVEETGEEVFGLVLSRWGAYAEYVAVPRDTLAPKPASLDHVDAAALPTAVLTASQALADLRAGQRVLIHAAAGGVGHVAVQIARARGAYVIGTARAANHEFLRSLGADELIDHTAVDFTAVVSDVDLVCDLVGGAYGARSLEVLKPDGVLIDAQGNDAAGDPRYRRFFVQPSAAELVRAVAGVRVHVSQVLPLEEAAKAHELSESGRVRGKIVLTV from the coding sequence GTGAAAGCCGTCGATGTCCGGGCCCTGGGCGGGCCCGAGGTCCTGGAAGTCGTCGCCGCCCCGCGGCCGGTGCCCGGCCCGGGTGAGGTGCTGGTGCGGGTGCACGCGGTGGGGGTGAACCCGGCGGACTGGAAGCTGCGCCGCGGGCTGGTCGACGGGCTCGGGTTCGAGCCGCCGTTCCGGCTCGGGCTGGATTTCTCCGGCGTGGTCGAGGAGACCGGCGAGGAGGTGTTCGGGCTGGTGCTGTCGCGGTGGGGCGCGTACGCCGAGTACGTGGCGGTGCCGCGCGACACCCTCGCCCCGAAACCGGCGTCGCTGGACCACGTGGACGCCGCCGCCCTCCCCACCGCGGTGCTGACCGCATCACAGGCGCTGGCCGACCTGCGCGCCGGGCAGCGGGTGCTGATCCACGCCGCGGCGGGCGGCGTCGGGCACGTCGCCGTGCAGATCGCGCGGGCACGCGGCGCGTACGTGATCGGCACGGCCCGGGCGGCGAACCACGAGTTCCTCCGGTCCCTGGGCGCGGACGAGCTCATCGACCACACGGCGGTGGACTTCACGGCCGTCGTGTCCGATGTGGACCTCGTGTGCGACCTGGTCGGCGGTGCCTACGGAGCGCGGTCGCTGGAGGTGCTCAAGCCGGACGGCGTGCTGATCGACGCCCAGGGCAACGATGCCGCCGGAGATCCGCGGTACCGGCGGTTCTTCGTGCAGCCGTCGGCGGCGGAACTCGTTCGTGCCGTGGCGGGCGTGCGGGTGCACGTCTCGCAGGTCCTGCCGCTCGAGGAGGCGGCCAAGGCGCACGAGCTGAGCGAGAGCGGCCGGGTGCGCGGGAAGATCGTGCTGACCGTGTAG
- a CDS encoding winged helix-turn-helix transcriptional regulator, protein MDTVQSYLRACPARTVLDVLANKWTLLVLSSLRGSDGPVRFNELRRRLEGITQKSLTQTLRALERDGLVARAVYPTVPPRVEYSLTSLGTQVGDMFTVLGEWAEEHVGEILAAREAFDRRPEPEPVR, encoded by the coding sequence GTGGATACCGTCCAGTCCTACCTCCGCGCCTGCCCGGCCCGCACGGTTCTCGACGTGCTCGCCAACAAGTGGACGCTGCTGGTGCTCAGCTCCCTGCGCGGCAGCGACGGGCCGGTGCGGTTCAACGAGCTGCGCCGCCGCCTGGAGGGCATCACGCAGAAGTCGCTCACCCAGACCCTGCGCGCCCTCGAGCGCGACGGCCTCGTCGCCCGCGCCGTCTACCCCACGGTGCCGCCCCGCGTCGAGTACTCCCTCACGAGCCTGGGCACACAGGTCGGCGACATGTTCACGGTGCTCGGCGAGTGGGCGGAGGAACACGTCGGCGAAATCCTCGCGGCCCGGGAGGCCTTCGACCGGCGGCCGGAACCCGAACCGGTCCGCTGA
- a CDS encoding N-acetylmuramoyl-L-alanine amidase — MTSFTRRGALRALAAGTAGAAVVAAPGASAAAGSARQRAFADAAAEFGVPESVLLGVSYLKSRWDSHGGAPSTSAGFGPMHLTDLRAVAAGGSHHDKGAEDPRGDLARGVLAPRRSAALQTVDLAASLTGVDAATLRTDPVQNIRGGAAVLAQYQRELGVRADGPAGWYGAVARYSGASDTGAATFFADEVFATIAAGAHRTTDDGQAVTLPAIPVSPQREQVRALGLAAVAEGAAEAPPGLAVEWIPAPYQDLGDGNYGNYDKAERPHSQKITHIVIHDTECTYDAAIGLVQDPTYLAWHYTLRSTDGHVAQHVLTKDVGWHAGNWYVNAKSIGVEHEGFAAQGSWYTEAMYRASAQLVRFLAAKYRIPLDREHIIGHDNVPGTTPETVAGMHWDPAPYWDWAHYFDLLGAPLNARPVRQPTGLVMIKPDFASNPAGYTGCDASAPGAACPARGSSAVFLRTEPRDDAPLLADAGLHPDGGPSTAAISDVGSRASTGQRYAVAETRGEWTAVWFLGQKGWLRSSGVVPVLGQVVTPRPGLSSIPVYGRAYPEAAAYPEGITPQEIVPLPYTLAAGQKYAAGPTLESEYFWATTFDPASHVVVRGATKYVQIQFGHRVAFVQLDDVVVARTSP, encoded by the coding sequence ATGACGTCGTTCACCCGCCGCGGTGCCCTGCGCGCGCTGGCCGCCGGCACGGCCGGGGCGGCTGTGGTCGCCGCTCCCGGCGCGTCGGCCGCCGCGGGTTCCGCGCGGCAACGGGCGTTCGCGGACGCGGCGGCGGAGTTCGGCGTTCCGGAGTCCGTGCTGCTCGGCGTGTCGTATCTGAAGTCCCGCTGGGACTCCCACGGTGGCGCGCCGAGCACCAGCGCCGGGTTCGGTCCGATGCACCTGACGGACCTGCGGGCGGTCGCGGCCGGGGGCAGCCACCACGACAAGGGCGCCGAGGACCCGCGCGGCGACCTCGCCCGGGGGGTGCTCGCGCCACGGAGGTCGGCGGCGCTGCAGACGGTGGACCTCGCCGCGTCGCTGACCGGGGTGGACGCCGCCACGCTCCGCACCGACCCGGTGCAGAACATCCGCGGTGGCGCGGCGGTTCTGGCTCAGTACCAGCGCGAACTCGGCGTGCGCGCGGACGGGCCGGCCGGCTGGTACGGCGCGGTCGCCCGCTACAGCGGGGCGTCCGACACGGGCGCGGCGACGTTCTTCGCGGACGAGGTGTTCGCGACGATCGCCGCGGGCGCTCACCGCACGACCGACGACGGGCAGGCGGTGACCCTCCCGGCGATTCCGGTGTCGCCGCAACGCGAGCAGGTGCGGGCGCTCGGGCTGGCCGCGGTCGCCGAGGGTGCGGCGGAGGCCCCGCCCGGGCTGGCCGTCGAGTGGATCCCGGCGCCGTACCAGGACCTCGGCGACGGCAACTACGGCAACTACGACAAGGCCGAGCGGCCGCACTCGCAGAAGATCACCCACATCGTCATCCACGACACCGAGTGCACCTACGACGCGGCGATCGGCCTGGTGCAGGACCCGACGTACCTGGCGTGGCACTACACGCTGCGCTCCACGGACGGGCACGTCGCCCAGCACGTGCTGACCAAGGACGTCGGCTGGCACGCCGGCAACTGGTACGTCAACGCGAAGTCGATCGGCGTGGAGCACGAGGGCTTCGCGGCCCAGGGCAGCTGGTACACGGAGGCGATGTACCGCGCGTCGGCGCAGCTGGTGAGGTTCCTGGCCGCGAAGTACCGGATCCCGCTCGACCGCGAGCACATCATCGGCCACGACAACGTGCCCGGCACGACGCCGGAGACGGTGGCGGGGATGCACTGGGACCCGGCGCCGTACTGGGACTGGGCGCACTACTTCGACCTGCTGGGCGCGCCGCTGAACGCGCGACCGGTGCGGCAGCCGACCGGGCTGGTGATGATCAAGCCGGATTTCGCGTCCAACCCGGCGGGGTACACGGGGTGCGATGCGTCGGCGCCCGGTGCCGCGTGCCCGGCGCGCGGTTCGTCGGCGGTGTTCTTGCGCACCGAGCCCCGGGACGACGCTCCCCTGCTGGCGGATGCCGGTCTGCACCCGGACGGCGGACCGTCGACGGCGGCGATTTCCGACGTCGGCAGCCGGGCGTCGACCGGGCAGCGGTACGCGGTGGCGGAGACGCGCGGCGAGTGGACCGCGGTGTGGTTCCTCGGGCAGAAGGGCTGGTTGCGCTCGTCGGGGGTGGTGCCGGTGCTCGGGCAGGTGGTGACGCCGCGGCCGGGGTTGTCGTCGATCCCGGTGTACGGGCGGGCGTATCCGGAGGCGGCGGCCTACCCGGAGGGGATCACGCCGCAGGAGATCGTGCCGTTGCCGTACACGCTGGCCGCGGGCCAGAAGTACGCGGCCGGCCCGACGCTGGAGAGCGAATACTTCTGGGCGACGACCTTCGACCCGGCGTCCCACGTGGTCGTCCGCGGCGCCACGAAGTACGTGCAGATCCAGTTCGGCCATCGAGTGGCCTTCGTCCAGCTCGACGACGTGGTGGTGGCCCGCACGAGTCCCTGA
- the tsaD gene encoding tRNA (adenosine(37)-N6)-threonylcarbamoyltransferase complex transferase subunit TsaD, giving the protein MPRIILGIESSCDETGVGLVRLHDDGTVELLADEVASSVEQHARFGGVVPEVASRAHLEAMVPTAERAFATAGLGLSDVDAIAVTAGPGLAGALLVGVSAAKAYAAALDVPLYGVNHLAGHIAVDTLQHGPLPEPCLALLVSGGHTQLLRVDDIAGGITEIGSTVDDAAGEAYDKVARVLGLPYPGGPPIDKAAKEGNPAAIDFPRGMTGPRDAKFDFSFSGLKTAVARWVENAERRGEDIPVNDVAASFQEAVADVLTAKAVRAATEMGIGTLVISGGVAANSRLAGLARDRCAAAGIEVRVPRPRLCTDNGAMIAALGAHVVAAGRKPSALDLSANPALPVEIVSLEA; this is encoded by the coding sequence ATGCCCCGCATCATCCTCGGCATCGAAAGCTCCTGCGACGAGACCGGCGTCGGTCTCGTGCGCCTGCACGACGACGGCACCGTCGAGCTGCTCGCCGACGAGGTCGCCTCGAGCGTTGAGCAGCACGCCCGCTTCGGCGGTGTCGTGCCCGAGGTCGCCAGCCGCGCCCACCTCGAGGCGATGGTGCCGACCGCCGAGCGCGCGTTCGCGACCGCCGGGCTCGGGCTGTCCGATGTGGACGCCATTGCGGTGACCGCCGGACCCGGGTTGGCCGGTGCGCTGCTGGTCGGCGTCTCGGCGGCGAAGGCCTACGCGGCGGCGCTGGACGTCCCGCTCTACGGGGTCAACCACCTGGCGGGTCACATCGCGGTGGACACCCTGCAGCACGGGCCGTTGCCCGAACCGTGCCTGGCGCTGCTGGTGTCCGGTGGGCACACGCAGTTGTTGCGAGTGGACGACATCGCGGGCGGGATCACCGAAATCGGGTCCACTGTGGATGACGCGGCCGGGGAGGCCTACGACAAGGTGGCGCGCGTGCTCGGGCTGCCGTACCCGGGTGGCCCGCCGATCGACAAGGCCGCGAAGGAGGGCAACCCCGCGGCGATCGACTTCCCGCGCGGCATGACCGGCCCCCGCGACGCGAAGTTCGACTTCTCGTTCTCCGGCTTGAAGACCGCGGTGGCGCGGTGGGTGGAGAACGCGGAGCGACGCGGCGAGGACATCCCGGTCAACGACGTGGCGGCGTCCTTCCAGGAGGCGGTGGCCGACGTCCTGACCGCGAAGGCCGTGCGGGCGGCGACGGAGATGGGCATCGGGACGCTGGTGATCTCCGGCGGGGTGGCCGCGAACTCGCGCCTGGCCGGCCTCGCACGAGATCGCTGTGCGGCGGCGGGCATCGAGGTGCGCGTCCCGCGGCCCCGGCTGTGCACCGACAACGGCGCGATGATCGCCGCGCTGGGGGCGCACGTCGTGGCGGCGGGCCGGAAGCCCTCGGCGCTGGACCTCTCGGCGAACCCGGCGCTGCCGGTGGAGATCGTTTCGCTCGAGGCCTGA
- the rimI gene encoding ribosomal protein S18-alanine N-acetyltransferase, translating to MKLGKLRRKDIPRCVEIEKVLFAGDDPWSSRAFHSELDSGGYYLGAYTPEDVLVGYAGLAVVGSRGDYEASVHTIGVDPAYQGQGIGTALLRALLARADEVQAPVFLEVRTDNDRAQDLYRRHGFEQIGLRKRYYHPSGADAYTMMRPAVSKQEVG from the coding sequence GTGAAGCTCGGCAAGCTGCGCCGCAAGGACATCCCGCGCTGCGTGGAGATCGAGAAGGTGCTGTTCGCGGGCGACGACCCGTGGAGTTCCCGCGCCTTCCACAGCGAGCTGGACTCCGGCGGGTACTACCTCGGCGCGTACACGCCGGAGGACGTCCTCGTCGGCTACGCGGGGCTCGCGGTCGTCGGGAGCCGCGGCGATTACGAGGCGAGCGTTCACACCATCGGGGTCGACCCCGCCTACCAGGGGCAGGGCATCGGCACCGCGCTGCTGCGCGCGCTGCTCGCCCGCGCGGACGAGGTGCAGGCGCCGGTGTTCCTCGAGGTTCGCACCGACAACGACCGCGCGCAGGACCTGTACCGGCGGCACGGTTTCGAGCAGATCGGTCTGCGCAAGCGCTACTACCACCCGTCCGGCGCGGACGCGTACACGATGATGCGCCCGGCCGTGAGCAAGCAGGAGGTGGGCTGA
- the tsaB gene encoding tRNA (adenosine(37)-N6)-threonylcarbamoyltransferase complex dimerization subunit type 1 TsaB: protein MLVLALDTSTPAVTAGVADLAADVTVLAERVTLDARAHGELITPHALDTTREAGVTLQDLAAIVVGAGPGPFTGLRAGLATAAALGHALGIPVHPVCSLDAIARQVPAGEPFHVITDARRREVYWAAYDATGARTDGPHVQPPAELTVTRAAGDGARLHAEKLGAEVIEPYYPNTAGLVHAARAALTSNAQPAPLTPLYLRRPDAVEPGARKRVTTS, encoded by the coding sequence GTGCTGGTACTGGCTCTGGACACGTCGACGCCCGCGGTGACCGCCGGGGTCGCCGACCTCGCTGCGGACGTCACCGTGCTCGCCGAGCGGGTGACGCTCGACGCGCGCGCACACGGCGAACTCATCACCCCGCACGCCCTGGACACGACCCGGGAAGCGGGTGTCACCCTCCAGGACCTCGCGGCGATCGTCGTCGGCGCCGGGCCGGGGCCGTTCACCGGTCTGCGGGCGGGTCTGGCCACCGCCGCCGCCCTCGGGCACGCCCTCGGCATCCCGGTCCACCCGGTCTGCAGCCTCGACGCGATCGCCCGGCAGGTCCCCGCCGGCGAGCCGTTCCACGTCATCACCGACGCCCGCCGCCGCGAGGTCTACTGGGCCGCCTACGACGCCACCGGCGCCCGCACCGATGGACCGCACGTGCAGCCGCCCGCGGAGCTGACCGTCACGCGAGCCGCCGGTGACGGGGCCCGCCTCCACGCCGAGAAGCTCGGCGCGGAGGTCATCGAGCCGTACTACCCGAACACCGCCGGTCTCGTCCACGCCGCCCGGGCCGCGCTGACCAGCAACGCCCAGCCCGCCCCGCTCACGCCGCTCTACCTGCGACGCCCGGACGCCGTCGAGCCAGGCGCGCGGAAGCGGGTGACCACGTCGTGA